The following coding sequences are from one Heptranchias perlo isolate sHepPer1 chromosome 13, sHepPer1.hap1, whole genome shotgun sequence window:
- the LOC137331129 gene encoding ankyrin repeat domain-containing protein 65-like translates to MSAISEITWKWMELHDSVSSSSAARTNKNNKAADVNHPQQERCIPLCPSIVQISGDRLETLTVANLEAVQSQLPAKTSVDSKAPVLNDDCKNNLGWTPLHHAAFCGHIPLVKYLLHRRAAINSRNEYNYTAMHRAAWNGHTDTVDYLLHRGALLEPQTRCGASPLHCTAANGYVSTAQLLLKYGASVDIKDNNRWTPLHWACVNGHIDVIELLLMGGSALDERTDYGMTPLQLAVEAGNIKATCCLLKKGADIDARDENNQTALHKAAANGSIEVRRRVTQNLRVVRQRRRLLPVPPEPYCSKN, encoded by the exons ATGTCAGCCATTTCAGAAATAACATGGAAGTGGATGGAGTTACATGATTCAGTTTCCTCCTCCAGCGCAGCGAGAACAAACAAGAACAACAAGGCTGCAGATGTGAATCATCCTCAGCAGGAAAGATGCATCCCTTTATGTCCTTCCATAGTGCAGATATCTGGGGACAGATTAGAGACATTGACTGTTGCAAACCTGGAAGCAGTTCAAAGCCAACTACCTGCAAAAACATCTGTAGATTCTAA GGCTCCAGTTTTGAATGATGATTGCAAGAATAATTTGGGCTGGACTCCACTCCACCATGCTGCATTCTGTGGACATATTCCTTTAGTCAAGTATCTTCTTCACAGACGTGCAGCTATCAATAGCAGGAATGAGTATAATTACACTGCAATGCACAGGGCTGCTTGGAATGGACACACTGATACAGTGGATTACCTCTTACACCGTGGAGCTCTTCTTGAGCCTCAAACCCGCTGCGGAGCAAGCCCACTTCACTGCACTGCAGCTAATGGTTATGTAAGTACTGCCCAGCTGCTACTAAAATATGGGGCCTCTGTAGACATTAAAGATAACAATAGGTGGACTCCATTACACTGGGCCTGTGTGAATGGGCATATAGATGTCATTGAACTGCTGCTAATGGGGGGATCTGCACTGGATGAGAGGACAGACTACGGTATGACACCACTGCAATTAGCAGTTGAAGCTGGGAATATCAAGGCCACCTGCTGTTTGCTGAAGAAAGGAGCAGACATAGATGCCAGGGATGAAAATAATCAAACTGCCCTGCATAAAGCTGCTGCAAATGGAAGCATAGAGGTAAGAAGACGTGTAACTCAAAATCTTAGAGTTGTTAGGCAGCGGAGAAGACTGCTGCCTGTGCCACCGGAACCATACTGCAGCAAGAATTAG
- the LOC137331128 gene encoding GA-binding protein subunit beta-1-like — MMDIVVSMDAVYMDLQEAFDKVRQEIISKNASAWNWRDTISIMRSQHLFLCLSSSQILQLLLKQNATVDASDGNQLTPLHRAADSGTAAVHLLLQFGASIDSRDVLQMTPLHQAAVQGQVAVSRILIQHGADIHARNWMDKTPLHLAAEKGHCHVVQLLISSGADMLAKTKWNETAADLAIDRKQEKVFNVLRGHRIKQIISYPSGQCRNFRPFLSSEGESAGEMFFPRSLRRSGASGRATSGFPRLIVYVRSLEGSLLFLEQNLALYTHLYTCRVAVASL, encoded by the exons ATGATGGATATAGTAGTGTCTATGGATGCTGTCTATATGGACTTGCaagaagcatttgataaagttcgacaagagattattagcaaaaatgcaagcgcatggaattggag AGACACTATTAGCATTATGCGCAGTCAACATTTATTTCTTTGCTTATCTTCCTCCCAGATCTTGCAGCTGCTGCTAAAACAAAATGCCACAGTGGATGCTTCAGATGGAAACCAGCTCACACCTCTGCACAGAGCTGCAGACAGTGGAACTGCTGCTGTTCATTTGTTGTTGCAATTTGGTGCTTCCATTGACAGCAGAGATGTACTGCAGATGACTCCTCTGCATCAAGCTGCTGTCCAAGGTCAGGTGGCAGTGAGTAGGATTCTAATTCAACATGGTGCTGACATCCATGCCAGAAACTGGATGGATAAAACTCCTTTACATCTGGCTGCAGAGAAGGGCCACTGTCATGTTGTACAACTACTGATTAGTAGCGGGGCTGATATGCTAGCCAAAACAAAGTGGAATGAAACAGCAGCTGATCTTGCCATAGATAGAAAACAAGAAAAGGTCTTTAATGTGCTGAGAGGACACCGTATAAAACAA ATTAtttcgtatccatcaggtcagtgcaggaacttcaggcCGTTCCTTTCATCTGAAGGTGAGTCAGCCGGTGAGATGTTCTTCCCGCGAAGCTTACGGAGGAGcggggcatctggtagagcaacttccggatttccgcgtttaattgtgtatgtgcggtcgctggaaggctcactgttatttttagagcaaaatctggccctataTACACACCTCTACACCTGCAGAGTTGCTGTGGCATCCCTGTGA